GCGGGCTTCACCGGCGGCTGGCTCCAGGGACGGTGCCCGTGAGGCGCTTTGGACCGCCACGCCTCGCTCCGGCGCTCGCGCTCGCGCTCGCGCTCGGACTCGGAATCCCCCACGCGCTTCCGGAATCAGCCACCGCGCAGCAGCCGCAGCGCAACGTCATCCTCATCCTGAGCGACGACCACCGTTACGACTTCATGGGCTTCATGGACGAGGCCCCGGATTTCCTGGAGACGCCGAACCTCGATCGCATGGCGGCCGAGGGCGCGCACCTGCGCAATGCGTTCGTCACGACGTCGCTCTGCTCACCCAGTCGCGCGTCGATCTTCACGGGGCAGTACGCGCATCGACACCGCATCGTCGACAACACGTCGCCGATCCCCGCAGGCACGGTCTTCTTCCCGCAGTACCTGCAGCAGGCGGGGTACGCGACGGCCTACGTCGGCAAGTGGCACATGGGTGAGACCGACGACGCGCCGCAGCCCGGCTTCGATCACTGGGTCAGCTTCCGGGGGCAGGGCGTCTACGTCGACCCGGAGCTGAACGTCAACGGCGCCCGGAGCCGTTTCGAGGGCTACACCACCGACGTCCTCACTGATCAGGCGCTCGACTGGCTCGCGCGACGGCGTGGCTCCAGCGAACCGTTCTTCCTGGTGCTGTCGCACAAGGCCGTGCACGCGGAGTTCGTTCCTGCACCGCGACACGCCGGCCGGTACGCCGACATCGAGATCCCCTATCCGGTCACGATGGCGAACACGGAGTCGAACTACCGCGGCAAGCCGCACTGGGTGCGCGCGCAGCGGCAGAGCTGGCACGGCGTCGACTTCATGTACCACGGCGACATGGACTTCGATGAGTTCTACCGCGCGTACGCGGAGACGCTGCTGGCGATGGACGAGGGCGTCGGCCGCGTTCTGAAGTTCCTGGAGCAGTCCGGGCTCGCTGACGAGACGCTCGTCCTCTACATGGGCGACAACGGTTTCCTGCTCGGCGAGCACGGGCTGATCGACAAGCGTCACGCATACGAGGCGTCGATCCGCGTGCCCATGCTGGCGTGGGCGCCGGGCCTGATCGACCCCGGCACCACGATCGATGCACTGGTCCGCAACATCGACGTCGCGCCAACCGTGCTGGAGATCTTCGGCGTGCGCGCAACGCACACGATGGACGGCGCGAGTTTTCTGGGTCTGCTCAGCGGCTCCGACGCTGCGCGTGCCCGGACCGCGAGCCAGGATGCACGGGCCGCGGTGCCGGCGCCGGCGGGACTCCCCGGTGAGCCGGCGCTGCTGTACGAGTACTACTGGGAACACGCGTTCCCGCACACACCCACGACGTTTGCATTGCGTGGTCCGCGCTTCAAGTACATCTACTACCACGGCGTCTGGGACACGCAGGAGCTGTACGACCTCGCGACCGATCCGCTCGAGCAGCACAACCTGATCGATGTGCCCGCCTACGCGCAGCATGTGAGCGCGATGCGCGCGGCACTGTTCGATCGGCTCGAAGCCACCGGCGGAATGGCCATCCCGCTCAAGCCCGCAACACCGTGGCAGGGAGCGGAGCGCCGCATCCCGTAAGGGGCCGTCATGTCACGCACACCTGTCGACATCCGCTGATGTCGCTCTGACGGGGGAGGGGCAGTGAATCAGCTTGCCGCAGCCGACTGGGCCGTCATCGCGCTGTACTTCCTGCTCGTGTTCGGCGTCGCGATCTGGGCGACAGTGAGCGAGCGGCGCGGCAAGTCACTCGACACGGCCGATTACTTCCTCGCCGGCCGGGATGCCGGCTGGTTCGTCATCGGCGGCTCACTGTTCGCCTCCAACATCGGGTCGGAACACCTGGTCGGCCTCGCCGGAACCGGTGCAGCCAGCGGTGTCGCCGTCGCGCAGTTCGAGGTGCTCGCGTCGCTGATCCTCCTGGTCCTCGGCTGGGTCTTCGTGCCGTTCTACCTGAGCAGCGGCGTCTACACCATGCCCGAGTTCCTCGAGCGCCGCTACTCGTCCGCTGCCCGCTGGTACCTCGCCGTCATCTCCATCGTCGGGTACGTGCTCACCAAGATCTCCGTCACCATTGCGGCGGGCGGCATCGTGTTCGAGGCCCTGATGGGGATCGACTTCTGGACCGGCGCACTGATCGTCGTCGTGATCACGGGCATCTACACCATCTTCGGCGGCCTGCGCGTCGTGCTGTATACCGACCTGCTGCAGATGTTCGTGCTGATCGGCGGCGCGGTCGCCGTGACTGCACTCGGCCTGTCCGCGGCGGGCGGCTGGGGAGCACTCACGACGAGTGTGCCGGACGGCTTCATGAGCCTCTGGAAGCCCGCTACCGATCCGGATTTCCCCTGGACCGGCATCCTGTTCGGCGCACCCATCCTCGGCATCTGGTACTGGTGCACCGATCAGTTCATCGTGCAGCGCGTGCTCGCCGCGGAGAACCAGGCCCAGGCACGCCGCGGCACCATCTTCGCCGGGTTCCTGAAGCTGCTGCCGCTCTTCATCTTCGTGCTGCCCGGCGTGATCGCGTACGCGCTGGTGCAGTCCGGCGACCTCGAGCTTGCCGCGCCGGACCAGGCGCTGCCCAGCCTGGTCGGCGCACTGCTGCCTGTCGGTCTGCGTGGCCTCGTCGTGGCGGGCCTGCTCGCCGCGCTCATGAGCTCGCTTTCTTCCGTGTTCAACTCGACGTCGACGCTGATCACGTGGGACGTGTACCGCAGGCTGCGCCCGGCTGCGAGCGAGCGGCAGCTCGTGATCGTGGGACAGATCGCGACGGCGGTGCTCGTCGTGTTCGGCCTGCTCTGGATCCCGCTGATGGACCTGATCTCGGGCCAGCTCTACCAGTACATCCAGAGCGTGCAGTCGTACATTTCGCCGCCGATCGCGGCCGTGTTCCTGCTCGGGGTATTCTGGCAGCGCGTCAACGCGAAGGGTGCGATGGCGGCACTGCTGGGCGGCTTCGTGCTCGGCGCGGCGCGCCTGATTGCGGAGCTGAATGCGACGTCCCTGCCAGACGGTTTGCTGCTCGACTTCGCGCGGATCAACTTCCTGCACTTCGCGGCGCTGCTGTTCGTGTTCTGCGCGCTGCTTGCGATCGTCGTGAGCCTGCTGACGCCGCCGCCTCCATCATCGAAAACCGCTGGCCTGACCTACCAGACCGCGGCCGCGCCGGACACGGATGCGGTGTCGGTGCGCGCGCGTCGGGCGGACCGCGCCTGGACTGCCGTGCTGCTCGTGGCCGTCGCCGCGTTGTGGCTGTTCTTTTCGTGAGGCATCGAACAGAGCGGACTCCGCGGCTCCGACAACAACAGCTCGCCGCCGCACCATGCGACGACGAGCCTGCTCGTGACTGCGGGGGAGGCGCTACCGCGAAACCCGCCGGTCGGTGCCGCGATACGAACGGCGCCGTTCCACGCCGCCGCGCTCGTCGCGGATCACCAGCTCGCTTTCGGGGAACGCGCTCGTGATCCTGCGGCCTTCCTGGATCGCCTCGCGCTTGGTGGCAAACAGCTGACCGCGCCGCTCGTTGGTGCGCAGCAGCTCCCACTCATCCTGGCCGGCCGGAATCACGTGGAACGTGATCCTGTCTCCCATGCCCACCTCCATCTGCGGGACCGCCCCCGAACATGGGAAGAAGCATGCCCGGTTCTGCGGCGGGGTATTTCGTCCCGCCCGGCCTTGCCGCACCCCGGGCTTCATCCCACTTTGCGCGCTCTCAGCCGATTCCTGGAGTGCTCGATGCTCGAACCCATCCGGACGTTCTTCCAGCGGAACATCGCGATCGACATCGACAGCGGTGGAGCGCACGCGCGGCCCGCGCCGGCGGCGCAGGAGAAGCTGCACGTGGCGGCGTGTGCGTTGCTGCTCGAGCTCGCGCACGCGGACGACGAGTTCGCGGACATCGAGCGCAGCCATATCGAGGCGGTACTGCAGCGTCACTTCGGGCTCGAACCCCAGGTCGCGAGGGAGCTGATCGAGCTGGCGGAGTACGAGCGTGCCAACGCGATCGACCTCTTCCAGTTCACGACACTGATCCGCAACAGCTACGACCTGGGCCAGAAGACACTGCTTGCCGAGATCATGTG
Above is a genomic segment from Longimicrobiales bacterium containing:
- a CDS encoding sulfatase, translating into MRRFGPPRLAPALALALALGLGIPHALPESATAQQPQRNVILILSDDHRYDFMGFMDEAPDFLETPNLDRMAAEGAHLRNAFVTTSLCSPSRASIFTGQYAHRHRIVDNTSPIPAGTVFFPQYLQQAGYATAYVGKWHMGETDDAPQPGFDHWVSFRGQGVYVDPELNVNGARSRFEGYTTDVLTDQALDWLARRRGSSEPFFLVLSHKAVHAEFVPAPRHAGRYADIEIPYPVTMANTESNYRGKPHWVRAQRQSWHGVDFMYHGDMDFDEFYRAYAETLLAMDEGVGRVLKFLEQSGLADETLVLYMGDNGFLLGEHGLIDKRHAYEASIRVPMLAWAPGLIDPGTTIDALVRNIDVAPTVLEIFGVRATHTMDGASFLGLLSGSDAARARTASQDARAAVPAPAGLPGEPALLYEYYWEHAFPHTPTTFALRGPRFKYIYYHGVWDTQELYDLATDPLEQHNLIDVPAYAQHVSAMRAALFDRLEATGGMAIPLKPATPWQGAERRIP
- a CDS encoding sodium:solute symporter — protein: MNQLAAADWAVIALYFLLVFGVAIWATVSERRGKSLDTADYFLAGRDAGWFVIGGSLFASNIGSEHLVGLAGTGAASGVAVAQFEVLASLILLVLGWVFVPFYLSSGVYTMPEFLERRYSSAARWYLAVISIVGYVLTKISVTIAAGGIVFEALMGIDFWTGALIVVVITGIYTIFGGLRVVLYTDLLQMFVLIGGAVAVTALGLSAAGGWGALTTSVPDGFMSLWKPATDPDFPWTGILFGAPILGIWYWCTDQFIVQRVLAAENQAQARRGTIFAGFLKLLPLFIFVLPGVIAYALVQSGDLELAAPDQALPSLVGALLPVGLRGLVVAGLLAALMSSLSSVFNSTSTLITWDVYRRLRPAASERQLVIVGQIATAVLVVFGLLWIPLMDLISGQLYQYIQSVQSYISPPIAAVFLLGVFWQRVNAKGAMAALLGGFVLGAARLIAELNATSLPDGLLLDFARINFLHFAALLFVFCALLAIVVSLLTPPPPSSKTAGLTYQTAAAPDTDAVSVRARRADRAWTAVLLVAVAALWLFFS
- a CDS encoding DUF2188 domain-containing protein, encoding MGDRITFHVIPAGQDEWELLRTNERRGQLFATKREAIQEGRRITSAFPESELVIRDERGGVERRRSYRGTDRRVSR
- a CDS encoding TerB family tellurite resistance protein translates to MLEPIRTFFQRNIAIDIDSGGAHARPAPAAQEKLHVAACALLLELAHADDEFADIERSHIEAVLQRHFGLEPQVARELIELAEYERANAIDLFQFTTLIRNSYDLGQKTLLAEIMWGLVLTDGQIARHESYMLRKIANLLDLEPGYLSSARRRVEDSGA